The Thermosynechococcus sp. CL-1 genomic interval GACTATCACCAAGAACCCATTCCCATTTTGGATTACTTTCGGGTGAATGCTGCCATTCGTGAGGCCCTGAAACCCCGTGTGGATTTGCCCTCCGGTGGCTATATCATCATTCAACCGACAGAGGCACTGACGGTCATTGATGTGAACTCCGGTTCATTCACCAGTTCAGCCACCTCGCGGGAAACAGTGCTGTGGACAAACTGCGAAGCGGCTACGGAGATTGCTCGCCAACTGCGACTGCGCAATATTGCTGGCGTGATCATTGTGGATTTTATTGACATGGATTCCCGCCGCGACCAGTTGCAACTGCTGGAGCACTTTAGTAAAGCCCTGCGTGCTGATAAAGCTCGCCCCCAAATTGCTCAACTCTCAGAACTGGGGCTGGTGGAATTGACCCGCAAACGCCAAGGGCAAAATATCTATGAACTTTTTGGCCGTCCCTGTAGTGCCTGTGGGGGCTTGGGTCACTTGGTGCATTTACCCGGTGAACCGGAGGATAGCCCCGGCGAAATTGTCGAGCGATCGCCCATGCCGCGTCCACCGGAGCCACGCCGCAGTTTAGAATCCCGCACTGAACCCAATGGCTTTGCCAGTAGCAGCCTAGAGACCCAACTCATTAACCACCCTGACTATCAAGCGGTGGGGGGTATTCGCCCGCGTGCTTCCCGCAGTAGTCATCCACCAGCCCCACGCAGTCCTCGCCGTGCCTCCGAAAATGGCAATGGCCGCAAGGTGATTACCATGCCTACAGAAACGGCGCCGCCGCCAGTGGTCAAAGTGGAGAGCCGTCCGCCGCGCCCTGCCCGTCCTAGCCGCTCTGAACCAGCGGAAGTGATTACCGTAACAATGACGGATCAAGAGCAGGCAGTCTATGCGGAAATGGGAATTTCACCCCTTGTGCTGCACTCTGAAGAGGTGAAGAATCCGCGGGGAACGATTGTGATGGTGGCACGCCCCGGCCAAGACCCCCTACCCCTGCCCCAGAAAACTGCACGACCCGTCAGTGAGGGAATGCCTGAGGATATCCCAGAGACTGCTGATGAGCCGCCCTCCTCTGTGGTTAGCACGATTAATGTCGAGCCGATTGCGGCCACCACGCTGCTCAATACCAGTGAGTCAGAAGTCACGACCGAGTCTGAATCCGGCGGGGAAGCATCCACTCCAGAGGCCTCCGTGCCCGCAGGTCGGCGGCGGCGGCGACGGGTCACCACTAGCGAGCAGCTCTCCCTCGATGCCAATACTTAGGCTCAGCAATGTTGGGGGATCTAGACCCTGCCCTCATCCAAGAGTGGCTCAAGGCTGCATCGGCAGAACTTCCTCAGGGGGAACCCCTTCAACGGTTGCCGCGGGTGGGGTCTGAAGCCTTTGCCTTTGCCCTTGTTACCCCAAAGCACCAGTTTACCCTTGGGCGTTCCAATTTGCGCTTTCCCTTAATGAGCGCAATTAAGCCCTTCTTGCTGCTGTATGCCTTAACGCTGTGGCAGGAGCAGGTGTGGACGTGGGTGGGACAGCGCCCCTCAGATTACCCCTATAACTCTGTGTTGCAGTTAACCCTTGATCAGGGGTGGCCGCGCAATCCCATGATTAATAGTGGAGCGATCGCCCTTGCTAGCCAATTGGCTCATGTTGGCGGTGTTGCGGTCTTTCAGACTTGGCTCAATGAGTGTGCGGGTACGCAGTTGCAGGTGGATCAAGAGGTGTTAGCAGCCGTTTATCGCCATCCCAACTGGCAAAATCGCACCCTTGCCCACTTTTTAGTGGAGTCTGGACGCATTGCCGATGCCGGGGTTGCCCTTGAGATCTACAATCAGGTGTGCTGTTTCCAAGGAACGATTGAGGAAGTGGCGCGCTTGGGTCTCCTGTTGGCACTGCCCCATGACAAGGTGAGCGATCGCCATCGTCAGCAGGTGAATGTGCTTATGCTCACCTGTGGCCTCTACGAGGACTCCCCCCGCTATGCCCTAGAGATTGGCTTGCCTGTGAAATCGGGTGTCAGCGGTGTGATTTTGGCCATTGTGCCGCGACAGGGGGCGATCGCCTGCTACAGCCCACCCCTTGATCCCAGTGGCAACTCGATTTTAGGTCTATACCTGCTCCAGCGCATCAGCCGCCACTTCGGCCTCAGTCCCTTGAGCTAACTGCACCACCAAGCGGCGATCCGGTTCCTCTCCATAACTAAAGGTTTCAAGGCGATCGCTCTCTACCTTAATGAGGCTATGAACAACACGCCGCTCTGCCGCTGACAGGGAGCGAATTTCAACGGGTTTACCGGTGTTGAGGACTTGGGCAGCCACCTGATGGGCAATCTCCTGCAACTGGCGATAACGGGCGCGGCGATAGCCCGCCAATTCTAGGGTAAAAGCCGTTTGCTCCTGCCGCGATCGCCCCAAATTCAACGTGGCATTGAGCAGATATTGCAACGCATCGAG includes:
- a CDS encoding glutaminase, which translates into the protein MLGDLDPALIQEWLKAASAELPQGEPLQRLPRVGSEAFAFALVTPKHQFTLGRSNLRFPLMSAIKPFLLLYALTLWQEQVWTWVGQRPSDYPYNSVLQLTLDQGWPRNPMINSGAIALASQLAHVGGVAVFQTWLNECAGTQLQVDQEVLAAVYRHPNWQNRTLAHFLVESGRIADAGVALEIYNQVCCFQGTIEEVARLGLLLALPHDKVSDRHRQQVNVLMLTCGLYEDSPRYALEIGLPVKSGVSGVILAIVPRQGAIACYSPPLDPSGNSILGLYLLQRISRHFGLSPLS
- a CDS encoding R3H domain-containing nucleic acid-binding protein, coding for MTADPIAAGCAWLEQALALAGFKTTVSVVESPLAGVVPGHWLEIDRQSLSAAQIESLLANNAQALDALQYLLNATLNLGRSRQEQTAFTLELAGYRRARYRQLQEIAHQVAAQVLNTGKPVEIRSLSAAERRVVHSLIKVESDRLETFSYGEEPDRRLVVQLAQGTEAEVAADALEQV
- a CDS encoding Rne/Rng family ribonuclease: MPKQIIIAEEHRLAAVFAEDQIQELIVATGTHQVGDIYLGVVENVLPGIDAAFVNLGDASRNGFIHVTDLGPLRLKRTAGAITELLAPQQKVLVQVMKEPTGTKGPRLTGNISLPGRYLVLMPYGRGVNLSRRITNEAERHRLRALGILVKPAGMGLLVRTEAEGVSEEAILEDLELLQRQWETIQQQAASSRPPQLLGRDDDFIQKVLRDVYSSDVNRIVVDTPDGVKRVKQHLKNWNVNKPVGVLIDYHQEPIPILDYFRVNAAIREALKPRVDLPSGGYIIIQPTEALTVIDVNSGSFTSSATSRETVLWTNCEAATEIARQLRLRNIAGVIIVDFIDMDSRRDQLQLLEHFSKALRADKARPQIAQLSELGLVELTRKRQGQNIYELFGRPCSACGGLGHLVHLPGEPEDSPGEIVERSPMPRPPEPRRSLESRTEPNGFASSSLETQLINHPDYQAVGGIRPRASRSSHPPAPRSPRRASENGNGRKVITMPTETAPPPVVKVESRPPRPARPSRSEPAEVITVTMTDQEQAVYAEMGISPLVLHSEEVKNPRGTIVMVARPGQDPLPLPQKTARPVSEGMPEDIPETADEPPSSVVSTINVEPIAATTLLNTSESEVTTESESGGEASTPEASVPAGRRRRRRVTTSEQLSLDANT